The following are encoded together in the Hemicordylus capensis ecotype Gifberg chromosome 4, rHemCap1.1.pri, whole genome shotgun sequence genome:
- the LOC128324493 gene encoding mas-related G-protein coupled receptor member H-like: MSNSSKSTLLTMNVGPECYDTHNGSGNIYDLSFPRHYYLEKNITWILMLVICLFGVLGNGTMIWLLGFHIKRTPFTTYILNLAAADFGVLISGAVFFLFLIFQKPLFPFPLAYFLLRLFMYITGHVLLTAISIDRFVSVFFPVWHRCHRPGYLSHTVCALIWVISFLLSGLCVIHLIKTMRTFSIVLKPVSVTTLVCFPLMTISTLILFIQVCYKTEKAKRGKLSTAILITLFFCILFSFPFNVMYLITFFKDLPDHVMAYGFLGACLDSSSKPIVYFLVGRHQLGKFRESLKFSLQSVFKEEQVCRDEVESSVESQL; the protein is encoded by the coding sequence ATGTCCAACTCAAGCAAGTCAACGCTGCTCACCATGAATGTTGGACCAGAATGTTATGACACACACAATGGATCGGGGAATATTTATGATCTCAGCTTTCCCCGTCATTATTATTTAGAAAAAAATATTACCTGGATCCTCATGTTAGTTATCTGTCTTTTTGGTGTGCTGGGGAATGGAACTATGATCTGGCTACTTGGCTTCCACATTAAAAGAACGCCTTTCACCACCTACATCCTGAACCTGGCTGCTGCCGATTTTGGGGTCCTCATATCTGGAGCTGTGTTCTTCTTGTTCCTCATTTTTCAAAAGCCCTTGTTTCCTTTTCCCCTTGCCTATTTTCTCCTCCGCTTGTTCATGTACATCACTGGTCATGTTCTGCTGACGGCAATCAGCATTGACAGGTTTGTGTCTGTCTTCTTCCCAGTTTGGCATCGATGCCATAGGCCAGGATACCTGTCTCACACTGTGTGTGCCCTAATATGGGTCATCTCCTTCCTGCTGTCTGGACTTTGTGTCATTCATCTTATTAAGACAATGAGAACTTTCAGCATAGTGCTTAAACCAGTAAGTGtcaccaccctggtttgctttccACTCATGACTATCTCCACTCTGATCCTGTTCATCCAAGTTTGCTATAAAACAGAAAAGGCGAAGAGGGGAAAGCTTTCCACAGCCATCCTGATTACTCTGTTCTTCTGTatcctcttttcttttcctttcaatGTCATGTACCTCATCACTTTTTTTAAGGATCTACCTGACCATGTAATGGCATATGGCTTCTTAGGTGCTTGTCTAGACAGTAGTAGTAAACCCATAGTCTATTTCCTGGTGGGGAGACATCAGTTGGGTAAATTTAGGGAGAGCTTGAAGTTCAGCCTCCAGAGCGTTTTCAAGGAGGAACAAGTGTGCAGAGATGAAGTAGAATCCTCTGTGGAAAGTCAGTTATGA